The following coding sequences are from one Nicotiana tomentosiformis chromosome 3, ASM39032v3, whole genome shotgun sequence window:
- the LOC138907343 gene encoding uncharacterized protein, whose product MVGHQTKELYSSKYSSDNTCGNLLGDMESRCLHKPPEYWLKINIDGSKDAEGNSGIGGICRDHRGKVTMVFASSIGRTSSNMAGASVALAGVEWCSRNGCNNIILECDSHLKVDLINGKSKPPWQMQGIIRQIQDIAGQLNYVIRHCYREAN is encoded by the exons ATGGTGGGACATCAAACTAAAGAACTCTATTCATCAAAGTATTCTTCAGATAACACATGTGGTAATCTTTTGGGAGATATGGAAAGCAGATGCTTA CATAAACCTCCTGAATATTGGCTTAAGATTAATATTGATGGAAGCAAAGACGCGGAAGGAAATTCGGGTATTGGTGGCATTTGTAGAGATCACAGGGGTAAGGTAACTATGGTATTTGCTTCTTCAATTGGCAGAACAAGTAGCAACATGGCTGGAGCTAGTGTAGCCTTAGCGGGGGTGGAATGGTGTAGTCGCAATGGTTGTAACAACATTATACTGGAGTGCGATTCCCATCTTAAGGTTGATTTGATCAATGGTAAATCAAAACCTCCTTGGCAAATGCAAGGCATTATCAGACAGATTCAAGACATTGCCGGTCAACTCAATTATGTTATTCGCCATTGTTATAGAGAAGCTAATTAA